The sequence TGTACAAGGGAAAGAAAGTTTCCATCACCTTGTGAAGGATGTTGCAGGTCAGAAGGTAATTTCAGCACCATTTGCCTTTATTGCATTGGAAGAAGCAAATCCCTTTGTTTCATGCTTTGGTTTCCTGTGAGATGGGGTTGCACAGGTCCCTTTGGGTGTGCCAGTGTTGTGTCCATGCTTTAGGACATGGTCCACAGGCTTCTGTGTCAGTTCCCAGCATGGGCATGCTGGTGTTGAGGAGGATGTGAGGCCCTTCTGCAGCATTCCTAAAGGTTTTGCAATCACTTTGCACATGTAGGTGAGCTGTGCCCACAGACAGAATGACCAGACAGTACCATTTTTGGAGAAAAGTGAACGTCCccagtgtaattttttttgccttccctTGTACATCTGTCATTCAGTTCAGTGCAAGTCACTGTTTCCTGAAATGAACCTCTTGTATCCTCAATAGTTtagtgccctgtgcagggatgggaagtgGTGGAGGTCAAAGACTTAACACCTCTATGGGGCTGAGCTGTTGAATCTGTAGATCTGCAGCCAGGAATGCACACTGTTAGATTCCCTGTTAAAGTGCTGGCTCAGAGGGGCAGACTGGGGCAGGAGAGGTGATGAGGCCAGATGTtccatcctcacagcacagccctaCTCTGCTTGCCTTCCATTTCCAAGGTGTGTGGGCTCTAAGCCCCACTTCTGGATCCTTTTGCCTCAGGCAGATCTCCTAGTGTGAATAATGTCtctgtggtgttttgtttgAGGGATCCCAAAGGCATCTCTctctgcatttaattttctgtcttcttccagACTTCCCTCTGTAGTGTTTTTTCTGCAAAGCCCATGCTCTGGCAGCCTTTTGGCACCACTACAGGTTTCTCTGTGCTGGAACCcccttgccaaaaaaaaaagtgtggatGGTGACCTGGTCCCTCAGACAAGCCATCCTCCAAGAAATAAGCTCGTGGAAGAAGAGTCATCTTAAGCACAATTTATTGTTTGCCATGGGCTGGGGTCCTCCATTCCTTGGGTGAAAGAGCAGCCTCTCACCCAACCCTCAAAATCAAAAGCATGTTATGTCTTTTGAGTAATACTCATTCAGTTGTAGGGAGTGTGTTTATGTTTCTCATAttaaaaaaaggggaagggaaaaaaaaaagggaatctGAGGTTAGTGTTTTGCTGGAAAAATATCAAGACTTGATTGGCAATATCCCACTAAACCACAAGTTTGtaggagagaaaacaaaccgATTGGATTTTCCAAACTATGCTTATGTACTTTATGAAAATGTGTCCCATATAGGCCACTTATGCTCTTATTATAGCTGTGGCAAGTGTACATATAATTGAAACACGGAAATACTACCCCATGCTGCTCAATGAATGAAGGAGAAACAAATCTTTATTATTCCTGAGTTCACAGAATATATAGGAGTGCTAttgtctcttttttaaaaaaaattatttattttttcaagagtttttttttttttagggccGGTTTTAGCTTTCAGATGTATTTTATTGTCTGTGGGAACATGTGTTTTACAGACCTGTCATGTGAAAGCCATTAGCAAGAGGAACTGGAGGAATAACAATGAGCCACGTAACCGTGGTGTGTCTACTGAGTTCAACCCCGTGCCACCACTCCAGGCACTCAGAAAACCCAGGAAAACCCAGAGTTTCtcccctgcccttcctcctgGGGCAGCCTAAGGATTCTTTAAATGGGATTGCTGGCATCAGAGGCAGGCTGCTGGGGCCGAGCTGGCTGGGCATCAGAACAGTTACATGGTGGGATCAGCTGGATTCACACGAGATGTCCGAATTCATTTACCAAAtctgagctgggcaggcagtgctggaacTGTTGCTGGCTGGTTTACACATGTGGTGGAAACTGCCCCGCCTTGCCAAGCAGCTCGGGGCCAGAATTGCCAATTAACCCATTTCCAGGGTTCTTGAGAGGATCTGAAAGCAGTGGCCTAGACCACTGTTGTGTACCTAAAAACTTGACTTCAGTGTTGTCCCTGCTCACAGGTGATGGAGTTTTTTCTTAAGACTAACAAAACCTTGTAGTAATCCTGGCTTAGGCAAACCCATTAACATGCAGGAGAACGAGCCAAAGCGATTGCACAAAGTGAGATCCAGAGTGGTTCAtgtggagagcacagggaacaTTGTTTTGGTGACACTTCTGAACAGCATGGATGGTGCCCTTGCTGATCACATCTAGCAGGTGGTGTTCACTACAAATGTACTGTGGATAACTCTGGGTCAGACCCAACAgtgcttcattttttatttattatttttgttcgTTTTAGAAGGGAAAGCCCTCTGATGTCTTTGACTGCTGGCTGTGTAAACAAAGCCACAGATACTTTAGCAAGTTAGTGGTCGACAGGTATTCCCTAATGCTTTCTGTAGGATCTGGGTGTGAGTGAGACCTGTTGTCTTGGCCCAAGGACAGCTGGAACCACCGTGCATTTGTTTATCCCCTTACCTGGGTTTCACTCTGCGAGTGGGAGGAGGGTTTCCTGTACCTTGTGGCTTGTGATTTACTCTGAGCATGGGTTTCAGGGAATTTGGGGCTTGGTTTTGTGGGGATGTAGTGCTCCTCTTGATGATGGGCTTAACAGCAAAGAtggatggggaaactgaggcaaaggaaaggagctgccctgcccaaGGTGACATTGTGCTGGGAAACACCATTCCAGGTTTGAGACAGTGCTGTATGTctgaaaaacttaaaaaaacacagagtTACAGACATGCCACCATTTCTGGGTGTCCTCTCCATTCTGTGTGTCCTGACCCATGTTGTTGAGCAgatctgctccctgcctggtgCAGAGATCCAGCCAAGCTGTACAGACACGGGAATCCTGCACAGAGATAGTGTTTAAAGCCCAGATTTCACATGGTTTTATTGTGACTGAAGGTGaacaggctctgctgggagttCATCATGGGTGCTCTGGTCCTTGCATGGATGGgtgtcccacagctgctctcagcatcAGTAGGTGCAAACACTGGCAGGAAACTGTCAACACACCCTGTAAATACAAAGAGGAGTGAGCCAAGGAAGGCTCCAGAGGCAGGGAAGTGATGGGGATGGGGAGTAGCTGGGATGGCCAGGTAGGAGAGAAGATCTCCCATCTGTGATCCTGGATCCTGCCCTGTTtgtttgcacagctctgggctgctctgcccagagcaCTCAGAAGAGCACCGGGCCCTCCCCAGAGGAAAGTGCCAGATTGGTTTTCATGGCCTTTTGCAGAGGGATTGCTCCAGGGGTCTGTTCCTGTAAGTTAATATTTGCAGTGCTCAGGGCTTAACTGGAACCAGGCTGAGCAGACATCTGATAACCATAACAGAGGAGATGCTTTTTCCCTGCAAGACCAGcttggaaaaacaaatcccagTGCTGTTCCCTTTGGAAAGATAGCAGTATGGAAAGAAAAGCACCAGGAGCTGTGATGTGTGCTTTGCAAGGGGTTTTCTAGTTGGAtcctgggggtttttttgtgagctgcttgttttttttgtattgctgATGGGTTTGGTTGTTGTCTCCCCTTCTTTGTAGCCGGGTTGCCCTTCCTCATCATCGAGACAAGCACAATCCAGCCCTACCAGAGGGGCTTCTACTGCGACGACGACAGCATCAGGTACCCGCAGAAGAACGTGGAGACCATCAACGATGcggtgctgtgtgctgcaggcatCCTCATCGCCATCCTCGCGGTGAGTCCCACCCCCTGAACCTCCTTCTCTGGCCCACCTGGGGGCTTTTTGCACCTTTTTGTCCTGCTAATGCTGCCACTCTATCTAGCAGGCTGGGATTGTTTGGCTTTTGGAAGCGTGGAGTTGCAAACATTTACAAATGAAAGGTTGTAATGAGAGGAATGAGATTACTCTTGAAGCCAGTAAACAGGCCCAAAGCTGTTTGGGCAAGTCTGTGAGCTTCACAAGAACTTTTTCACCCTCCAGTAAGAGTTCAGAGCAGAGGTAAAAACACTTGAGTGTCAGTAAAGACTTGGCATGGTTTGTCCCTATTCAAATAACTCATGGTATTTGCCTATTTTATAaggtttaaaaaacaaagaaaggatACATCTTTCAGCTAACCAGTGCCTGGAAAATTTAACAGGTTAGTATTAGGTTTTTAAGAGATTGCATATTACAGCCGTTTTTAAAAGACAGTTAAAACCTTCCATGGGGAGCATATTCCCTGAGTCCTCACTGTAAAATGTAGTTAATGTCCCACCTTCCCAATgcctcttcattttccttctgccagCTTTTTTGGAGCTGTGCTAGGCAACGATTGCATGGCAAGAGTTTTATTTGTCAGCCAAAAAGCTGAACTCAGCCCATGAGTTGAGCCTTCTGATGCCCATGTGTGCTGGTTTGGGGCAGAAGACAAGCTGTCTCCTGGTTGTTGCTTAAACACTTCCAGCTAAGATGAAATTCCCCTGTGAAAAGTACCTACATTTTCCTTCTCACCTGCTGCCAGAACAGCTCAGGTGCTTTCCCAGAGGTGCCACCTTCCTCTTGCTCCTTcagctgggagggatggagatggagaggTGAGGAGCACTTGTTCCCCTTTCAGCTTTCCTCACAGATGGAATGTCATGGGCAATAGATATTTTAGGGTGGCACAGTGCCTGCTTTGGTGATACCCCATCCTCAGCCTTGCTGCTTTGTGATGTGAATACTTCCATCATTTCCTCATCTCTCCATCATTCCCTGACCACATACACACACTCAGCAAAGCCAGTCCCCAAAAttgccctgtccctctgccctcTGCTGCCACAAGACAGGCCCAAAAGGTGCCAGGCTCCCAGTTTTATAAACACAGAATTTCACCCTGCAGGTGAATGACCCCTGAGTGTGGAAAAgccataaaaatgaaatgaaaaagccTCTCATTTTCACATTACTGCCGGAGCTATCGGCACGCCAGCTCCATGCAGAGTGTGCTTCTGATCCCTAATGAGGCAGTGGCAAATACAGGAGTTGGAACAGAGACTGGAAACATAATCAGCTGCCTGTGTGATCCATCAACTCTCTACCACGAAATAGCAGGTcaattaaaagagaaagaaaatccccaaagaatTGGATGTTTCTGCCCTGCTTTCAGTGTGCCCACAACAAATGTAACTTAATAAGGTAAATTCAAAAGCTCAGTTATTTGCTGTTGAGTGACACAAATGGCTAACGAGGAACTGAAGCAACAGATTTCTTTGCTATGGCAGCCTGCATGGAAAATTCAAGTCAGCCTGACCTCCTTTTTTAGATGTAACCCAGATACCAGAATTACTGTAGCATAATAGGAATTCCTTCCAAATCCACAAAGCACTGACTGCGCTCCTTTCGCTCACATCCTTTGCCTGTGGAAggcagggcagtggcagtgagcacttccagggagcTGGCTGTTGGGGTGGAGCAGCCAAAATTTCACACCCTCGCTTTACATGGTGTCACAGGCAGTCTAGCCTGGGGTAAAAAGGTCCAGGTCATGTTTTAAGTGGCCTGAGGACACCCAGAGAGTTTGTTAAGTAAACGGCAGAGGCCAGACCTTTGCTTCCAGCAGGATGGGAGAGGGTATGCATTTGGTTTTAATAGCTGTGTATTTACTGACTTGAGGCAAATTTCCATGCAGATGACACTGGAGAGGCTGgtgcccctgggctgtgcactCTCACctctctcctggctgctcttcGTGCTAGGAGTGGTTGATGTGATGTTGGTGGTCCCTTGGATGGCCAGGGAAGGTGACACTCCTCTTTCTGAGCCTTGTAGGGGTGCCATGTCCCCATGCCTGATAGGTCTTGAAGGGCTGTGAAAAAATTGCTAATAAAACTAATTTGCTAGGTGGTCTGAGTTACACACCTGGATTAGCTGGCTGTTTTACAGTTGAAGGTGATACGCTGCAATGTGATTAGCACAGAGAATGTTACACCAAAAGCAAGTGGTTAGAAAAGCTCTTAAAGTAATTACAGGCTAATTGGATTGCTGGTGGTACCttataataacaataaaacGGACTTGACAACTGAAAGTCTGCAAAAAGCATTCACAGACAGAGAAGTTTGATGTTGGCTTCTGTCTGGCGaccatctttttaaaatatgtgtgcCAGGGAATTGTGCCCATCACCTGGGAAAGGCACATGTCCTGTGTGAATGACTTGCCAGGAGTGCAAGGATGAGAAGAGCTTGGTGTctttaaaactcattttctttccAGGATGTCCTTCCAGTCTGTGCACATCTGTGCTGCATTAGTTTTTCACCGTCCTGCTTTAtcttggacagcactgccaaaaAACCAAGTTTACCCAATTTTTAGCTTCTCATTAAGTTGATCCATGGCTTTCACTAACTGGGGAGGGTTCCTGGGTACCCAGCAGCATTTTAGTGAGGGAAAGAAGGCTCCAATTTACAATCTGCTACATGTGTGCAATTACCCAGACCACCAACggtgagagaaaaatattaatccCCAGACTATTGTTGGTCCCTGGTTAAAATGGTCACATGCCTTTCCCCAGGCCAAGAGCCTCAGGTTTGCATGGATCTGTTTGTGAGTTTGCAGTAATGGCACATCTCCCAGTCAGATATCATCCATAATTTGTCTGGTCTTCTCTCTGTGAAAGCCATGAGTTTTGAGCCTCAGAGCTCCCCTTTTTGTGAATTTAGGCTTTTGGGAGTGGACCTGCCCTCGTGTCCATCCAGGACAACCTCCCTCTGCAGACCTCACACCAGTAGATTTCCTGGCTGGCAGCTTGTGCTGTAAAGTGGTTCAAAATGGAGATAAACCATGGTCTTTGGAGACTGTGAAGATTCAAATGATGCAGCTCCCTAAACAAGCCTTGGTCACTACCAGATTTCCAAGTGGAAATCTCATCTGTGACATGCAAACCCcaaatgctgctgcagccactcgAAGAATTTCTGTGCATGGTAGCAGAGCCTGCTCTAGCTtggcatttattttctgttattacAGTTGTATCTCTCTTTGATAAAGCCTGCTTAGCTGCAATTTCAGCTGCCTTAGGTCAACCTTTGTTTTTTCAAGCCCTGGTACGAGTGAGTTCAAACAATGATACAGCTTCAACTCTTCTTAGTCTAATTGCCATGCTTTTCCAGTTTATTAGTTTCCAAAGGTTGTGCCAAGCTTTTAAAAAAGGTAGGCAGGGGAGCCTCGTCTCCTGCTTATGGCTGGCAGGCTGCCATGCTGGGAGGAATATTGCTGGCTGCTCCAGAAAGGGATTAACATGAAGGCATTTTTCCTGACAGTTAATTTTACATATCACAGTCGCCGTGACTACAGAGAGGCAGGGAACAAGGGGGCATCCAAAAAAGTACCCAAAAACCCCTGCCTCAATTTATTACTCAGGTATAAAAACATTTAGAGTAATGAATGAAATCCTAAAGCTGTAAATCTGGAGCTTAAAATGTAGGTGTGTAGCGTGACGGAGAACAATTTAAATCTTTGGCTCTTTGGGAGAGGTGAGACATTTGGACTTCATTTCACAGCCTGATTTTCATTAACCTGCTTTTAAGAGTCATGAGTGTGAGAAGTTGGATCCTCTGCTCCCTGACAGTGATTTATGGCGATTTTGTCAAACCTCAGCACCCCTGACACAAGAAAAACATAATCCCCTTGAAATGCCCCAGAATAGCAGGACTTTTTTTGGAGACCTTGAGAGGTCTGAGTTGGGTCTGCTGGCAGCAAGTTTTGGGCCAGAATCTGAAAAATTTGGGGCTTTCTGTTTCTTCCCTTGTTGTGttaatgattttaaaagaggaagataagcaggctgtgggtttattttcctccaaaatCAATTTGATAAGAGGGTAGTGGGTCTGGCCTCTCCTTCCCAACACACACTAATTCTTTATCTGGTGTATgtcaattttcttttcccactaTGCTGGGgtgttatttcatttttgtaaagATATGCCAGCGTGCTAACCCAAAACTTactcttgttttgtttgttggatTTTTCCATAACCAACATTCCGAGCACTGGgcggggagagggagaggatggagagacGCTGTGCCATGGCTTCTCCTGGAGGGTCCTGGAGATCCTGGagatcccagagctgtgtctgcccTGCATTCACCCCCACCCTGGCTCTgcattttccctgctctctgacctctgtgctgtgcttcccTGGCAGATCATAACGGGAGAGCTCTACCGCATCCACTACCTGAAGGAGAAATCCCGCTCCTTCATCCAGAACCCCTACGTGGCAGCTCTCTACAAGCAAGTGGGCTGCTTTGTTTTTGGCTGTGCCATCAGCCAGTCCTTCACAGACATTGCCAAAGTGTCCGTCGGGCGCTTGCGGCCGCATTTCCTGGCCGTGTGCGACTTGGATTTCTCCACCATCAACTGCGCCAAGGGAGTTTACATCCAGAACTACACCTGCAGGGGAAGTGACAGCAGGGTGCAGGAAGCCAGGTGAGAGCCCCAAAGCCAAgggtggctgcagctcagtgtgtcTCAGGTTCCTGTCAGCAATAGAGGATTCCAGTCTGGAACTGAGAGTGGGGTTAGTTTGGATATTAGGGTGAAATTCGTCCCTgtgggggtggtgaggcactgggacagattgcccagagatgctgtggatgcAAGTGTCCAAGACCATCTTAGAAGGAAATCTaaacaacctggtctagtgaaagcTGTCCCTACCCATAGCAGAGGGGTGGAATATGTAGGTCTTTGATGTCCCTTGCAGCACAAACCTTTCTAGAATTCtataaatgctgctttttctgcgAAGGCCATAAATCCCAGCAAGCAGCAGTTTCCCTTGGGAAGTGTGGCACTCAGCTGaacaatatttcttttcctttctcttcacTCCTACACTATTGTTTCCCTGAGCTGTTGCTCTGTGTGGGAATtcagccccagagctgagctcatgGTGAGCAGCTTGAGCTGTcctgtgtgtcacagcagaGCTTCTCCTCAGGAAAGGCTCCACCATGCAGTGCCTCCCCTTGGAGCTCTATCACATCCATCACATGCCCAGTTTTTGACTTTTCCAGGGGCACATTCCTCATGCTGCAATcaagcagctggagaagttGCTCTCTCATTTCTTTAGGGTTTCCCGGTTATTTGAGGCGAGATGATGAGTTATTGGGTTATCCTGGAAATAGCTGCTGTCCCATGAGCAGGCCAGGAAGGGACAAACAATGCAAGCATCCTGTCTATCAGTTCCCCTTCTGCCTCACCAGCAAGCAGGGCGGATAGCAGGGGTTTTATaacagagagctggggctgtgagtGCTCTGGCTCCCTCAGATGCCACAGGCAAGTCACCATAGTACAGGCAGAATTGTAATAGTGGGGATTGTGCTGTCTGGTTCTGAGCACCTGCTTTGTTTTGCAGGAAATCCTTCTTCTCTGGGCATGCATCCTTCTCCCTCTACACCATGCTGTATTTGGTGGTAAGTGACCTCCCTGAGCTGAGTGAtcccctgtgcccctgtcccaCATTCCATAGCAGTAATGGCAGGATGAGTGCTGGGTGTGGGAAATAGgttgaaatttcaaaatttcagaaagaaattttgaaaaataagagTGTGAGCTGGGAAGATCCACTCTCAGCTGCTATGGTATTATTTAGGATAGAGACTCCTGGGATGACAGCTGAGCTTTGGGATGTGGCCAAGGTGGCAATTAAATCCAAATCCTGCTAAATTTGTGGACAGCCTGTGCAATTCTGTTCACCCCACGTTGTGGTTTCCAGTGAGGAGAGTTTGGGGTGAGCCAAAAGGTTCCATGGGATGGAGggggaggatgtgctgctgtgttaGGAGGTGATGCCTGGTTCTGAAATGTGCCAGAGGGGCAggtggagcagcctgtgcccgCCTGGATCcggaggggagggctgggacTCGTTTTCCTTTGTCAGTGAGGAATggctctgcccttcctgcctgggctggggctggggtggctgcCAAGCTGCTTCCTGCAGGGCCCACAGGGgctggacacacacacactcccttCTGGGGGGGCTCAGAGGGGTTTGGGTctgactttcctttttttaagttatttatTTCATCAAAAATCGAGTTCCATGCTGCTTTTAAGATTTGtgctcctcctccatccctggtAATCTCAGATTTGCAAGCAGaggaacagcacagcactgatAAAAACATGAAACATGAGCTTTTATCTGTGAGCAGTGCTCCCCCCTCCCTTACCCTCTGGAAGATAAGTGAccactgctccctcctgccttttcAGCCTTGGATCCCCCTCCCTGTGAGCAACTCCTATAACTGAGCTTTCCAGGCAGTTGTGGGCAGCacattaaattctttctttgttttccctcttaTTTTGTTCTTGGAAAACATTTGAACGTTTTGGCTGtttcctcccagccctgttACAATGAAGAGCTGCCTTGGTGATGCTTCAGAGGAGGCTCAGCCCATCATAAAACTTTCTGAGCTGAGTTTGGAAGCCATCACTCACACAGGCAGTCATTTATTTCTGGGGGCAGCCAGATAAGTCAGCCCTGAGATATTTTCAGGCATCTGGGAACAGCAAAGAACTGCCAGTCCCTGTTAAGGTGGTGATGGTTTCTCTACCAGGGCTTGACCCATTTTCTGCATGTTGCTggacaaattttttttttccatacgTTTTTCTGAAAATCCAGCTCTTGTGGAGCAGGTGAGAAACAAATGGGAATACAGAGCTTGGGGGACTGGTGGCAGAGACCCCAAAACTGCAGAGTGTGTTCCAAGTTCCCACAGGATGCACAGAAACTTGCATGGCTCATTCTCCATTGCTGCTTTGCCCCACAACCTCTGCTCCACTTAGCCCTCTCTATGGAGGAGGcaatccttttaaaattattttatttttaatttttaccttGTCCCAAAACTGTGATATGGCTGGTAGCAGACTCTGTCTGGACCAGCTGTCCAGTTGCCTTGTGCCTTAAGAAGTCAGGAAAAATTACATCAAGTATTTGGTGAtaaactgaagggaaaaaaagacaacttGAGACAAGACAGGTGAGGTAACAGTCTTTAGGCTCTCTTCcacctaaatgattctgtgattccagctTGCCTAGCAGCACCCTGCTCTCCATCACTCCAGCTGCCTGGTCACTGCCAGAGCCTGACAGAGAAATCTCACAGAAAAAGGGAGGCAGCAAATCTGACACATTGGAGAGGCTGATAATatcaaaaaataattacaagaaaaaagagACTATAGTGAGCCAGAGGGATTTGATTAGATGCAAGATAAACCCTGCTGTCTTGCCCACCTCAATGAATGAGCTGGGGTTTTGAAAGCCTGGTTAGAAGTGTGGCATCCACCATTGCAGTGCTTGCAGGAGGTGTGTTTGATGGATATAATCAGGGAATCATCAGGGAATCATCAGGGA is a genomic window of Oenanthe melanoleuca isolate GR-GAL-2019-014 chromosome 8, OMel1.0, whole genome shotgun sequence containing:
- the PLPP3 gene encoding phospholipid phosphatase 3; this translates as MQSYKYDKAIPPESKNGGSPALNNNPAKSSSKKALLICLDCLCLVMAGLPFLIIETSTIQPYQRGFYCDDDSIRYPQKNVETINDAVLCAAGILIAILAIITGELYRIHYLKEKSRSFIQNPYVAALYKQVGCFVFGCAISQSFTDIAKVSVGRLRPHFLAVCDLDFSTINCAKGVYIQNYTCRGSDSRVQEARKSFFSGHASFSLYTMLYLVFYLQARFTWKGARLLRPLLQFTLIMMAFYTGLSRVSDHKHHPTDVLAGFAQGALVAYCVVFYVSDLFKPKTKTCLPPPPIRKEILSPVDIIERNNHHNMV